A portion of the Cellulophaga algicola DSM 14237 genome contains these proteins:
- the fucP gene encoding L-fucose:H+ symporter permease: MSQSKNTPVVKRELLFPFIIITSLFALWGIANDLTNPMVSAFKKVMPELSNMQASLVQFAFYFGYFFMALPAALFIRKYSYKAGIILGLTLYAIGAFLFYPAAALQEFNYFLISLWVITCGLAFLETTSNPLILSLGDKETATQRLNLAQAFNPIGSLIGMIVAQQFVISALRSDDKNEAGELVYDTLSTSAKAVVRENDLSVISVPYIILGLVVLVIMGVILCTKIPKTVDADKMSLSASFQKLFANKNYIFGVVAQAFYVGAQIMCWTYIFQYVDNINESLPEDQALTATWYNVAAMIIFLSGRWIGTGLMKTMNPSKVLMLFGLGGVVFSAGAILLPGEIGLYSLVGISLFMSIMFPTIYGIALKDMADEAKIGSAGLVMAIVGGALMPVLQGGILDWGGPGFSDVQVLGFIPEVNFSFILPLICLVVVTIYGYVTFNASKK, translated from the coding sequence CTTTTATTATCATTACTTCTTTATTTGCATTATGGGGTATTGCCAATGATTTAACGAATCCTATGGTTTCTGCATTTAAAAAAGTGATGCCCGAACTATCTAATATGCAAGCTTCTTTGGTACAATTTGCATTTTATTTTGGATACTTTTTTATGGCCTTACCAGCAGCGTTATTTATCAGAAAATACAGTTATAAAGCCGGAATAATTTTAGGTTTAACACTATATGCTATTGGCGCTTTCTTATTTTATCCGGCAGCAGCTCTTCAAGAATTTAATTATTTTTTAATATCGCTTTGGGTAATTACCTGCGGTTTGGCATTTTTAGAAACCACTTCTAATCCCTTAATTTTATCCTTAGGAGATAAAGAAACAGCAACGCAACGTTTAAATTTAGCCCAGGCTTTTAATCCTATAGGTTCTTTAATAGGGATGATTGTTGCGCAACAGTTTGTTATTTCTGCATTGCGTTCCGATGATAAAAATGAAGCAGGAGAATTGGTGTACGATACTCTATCTACCAGTGCAAAAGCTGTGGTGAGAGAAAATGACTTAAGTGTAATTAGTGTTCCTTATATTATTTTAGGTTTAGTGGTGTTGGTTATTATGGGAGTCATTTTATGTACTAAAATACCTAAAACAGTAGATGCAGATAAAATGTCACTTTCAGCATCGTTTCAAAAATTGTTTGCCAATAAAAATTACATTTTTGGGGTAGTGGCACAAGCATTTTATGTAGGGGCTCAAATTATGTGTTGGACTTATATTTTTCAATATGTAGATAATATCAATGAAAGTTTACCAGAAGATCAGGCATTAACGGCAACGTGGTATAATGTAGCCGCTATGATTATATTTTTATCAGGAAGATGGATAGGTACTGGATTAATGAAAACCATGAATCCGTCTAAGGTTCTAATGTTATTTGGACTTGGAGGGGTTGTTTTTTCTGCGGGAGCTATTTTATTGCCAGGAGAAATTGGGCTGTATTCTTTAGTAGGTATTTCATTATTTATGTCCATTATGTTTCCAACCATTTATGGTATCGCCTTAAAGGATATGGCCGACGAAGCAAAGATTGGTTCCGCAGGTTTAGTTATGGCTATTGTAGGAGGTGCATTAATGCCCGTTTTACAAGGGGGTATATTAGATTGGGGCGGTCCTGGTTTTTCAGACGTTCAAGTTTTAGGTTTTATTCCTGAAGTTAATTTTTCTTTTATTCTACCACTCATCTGTTTGGTTGTTGTGACCATCTACGGTTATGTAACTTTTAATGCATCAAAAAAATAG